In one Arenibacter antarcticus genomic region, the following are encoded:
- a CDS encoding universal stress protein has protein sequence MKIILLPTDFSDSAWNAMFTALKLYADLACHFIILNSYEPDFANILGDKGKQRLGVIYDSMGKQSQLELDKILEYLGQHHKNQNHTFEKVSIAANLLTAIKETMVAKHIDCIVMGTTGATGAKEVFMGSNTVKVLNAIRNRPLIVVPIEYNFQSLKRLVFPTNFLKYFEASELNPMLELAKMWEAETFIFQVGTDFLLSDFQLSNQSVLKKYFGSLSHSFFTVKWKVNVAKTITGFAMENNADMISLIHYGHSFFEKLTREAVVKKMGFHTSIPLLVLSER, from the coding sequence ATGAAGATAATTCTTTTGCCCACCGATTTTTCAGATAGTGCTTGGAATGCTATGTTCACTGCATTGAAGCTATATGCCGATCTGGCTTGCCATTTTATTATTTTAAACTCCTATGAGCCAGATTTCGCTAATATTCTGGGGGACAAGGGAAAACAACGATTAGGGGTGATTTATGACTCCATGGGAAAACAATCGCAATTGGAATTGGATAAAATCCTTGAGTATTTAGGACAGCATCACAAGAATCAAAATCATACTTTCGAAAAGGTTTCTATTGCAGCTAATCTTTTAACCGCCATTAAAGAAACAATGGTTGCTAAACATATTGATTGTATAGTGATGGGTACCACGGGAGCAACTGGGGCAAAGGAAGTATTTATGGGTAGCAATACAGTAAAGGTATTAAATGCAATTAGAAATAGGCCCCTAATAGTGGTTCCTATTGAGTATAATTTCCAAAGTCTAAAGCGACTTGTTTTTCCAACTAATTTTCTCAAGTACTTTGAAGCTTCAGAACTAAATCCCATGTTGGAATTGGCGAAAATGTGGGAGGCAGAAACTTTTATTTTTCAGGTTGGAACGGACTTTTTACTAAGCGATTTCCAGCTGTCAAACCAATCAGTGTTGAAAAAATATTTTGGTTCACTTTCCCATAGTTTTTTTACGGTTAAATGGAAGGTTAACGTGGCTAAAACCATAACTGGTTTTGCAATGGAGAACAATGCTGATATGATTTCCTTGATCCATTATGGCCATAGCTTTTTTGAAAAACTAACCCGGGAGGCGGTAGTGAAAAAAATGGGCTTTCATACCTCTATTCCTCTTTTGGTATTATCAGAACGATAA
- the deoC gene encoding deoxyribose-phosphate aldolase: MQLQKYIDHTLLKASATEKDILELCDEALKFNFYAVCINGAHIPLVKSRLKGSPIKIAAVVGFPLGAMTTKSKVMEAEDYSDQGADEIDMVLNIGWLKSGKLIQVKEDIAQVKSGIGTKVLKVILETCYLTDEEKQIACRLAMEANADLVKTSTGFGPAGATFKDVLLLKQTVGDSLQIKASGGIKDRATALKYIELGASRIGTSSGTLMLAARTKKK; encoded by the coding sequence ATGCAGCTTCAAAAATATATAGATCACACCCTTTTAAAGGCTTCAGCTACCGAGAAAGATATCCTTGAGCTATGCGATGAAGCACTAAAGTTTAATTTCTATGCCGTTTGTATAAACGGCGCCCATATACCATTAGTGAAGTCAAGGTTAAAAGGCTCTCCTATTAAAATAGCTGCTGTAGTAGGATTTCCGTTAGGCGCCATGACTACAAAGTCCAAAGTCATGGAGGCAGAGGATTATAGTGACCAAGGCGCCGATGAGATAGATATGGTACTCAATATCGGCTGGCTAAAATCGGGTAAATTGATACAGGTGAAGGAAGATATTGCCCAAGTAAAATCTGGGATAGGGACTAAGGTGTTAAAGGTAATCTTGGAAACCTGCTATTTAACGGATGAGGAGAAGCAAATAGCCTGCAGATTGGCAATGGAGGCTAATGCCGACCTTGTTAAGACCTCTACCGGTTTTGGTCCTGCAGGGGCAACTTTTAAAGACGTTCTATTATTAAAACAAACGGTTGGGGATTCGTTACAGATAAAAGCCTCTGGAGGAATAAAAGATAGGGCCACAGCGCTTAAATATATAGAACTGGGCGCTTCCAGAATTGGGACTTCCTCTGGAACATTGATGTTGGCTGCTAGAACAAAGAAAAAATAA
- the deoD gene encoding purine-nucleoside phosphorylase encodes MSLHIQAKEGEIADTVLLPGDPLRAKWIAQTFLENPYCYNNIRGMLGYTGTYQGKLVSVQGSGMGIPSAMIYYHELVNHYGAKNLIRVGTAGALQKDLALGDIVLAMAASTNSGINNKIFRNSYYAPTANFNLLLKAADYAKKMKIPIKAGNVLSSDIFYNDDEDEYKLWAKFGVLCVEMEAAGLYTLAAKHQVNALAILTISDSLVTGAKSTTIERESTFGNMIEIALNIT; translated from the coding sequence ATGAGTTTACACATACAAGCGAAAGAAGGAGAGATTGCGGATACCGTACTATTACCAGGAGACCCGCTGCGTGCAAAATGGATTGCCCAAACTTTTTTGGAAAACCCTTACTGCTACAATAACATTAGGGGGATGTTGGGGTACACGGGTACTTATCAAGGGAAACTTGTTTCGGTGCAGGGTAGCGGTATGGGCATCCCATCAGCAATGATCTATTATCACGAACTGGTCAACCACTACGGTGCCAAAAATTTAATTAGGGTAGGAACAGCGGGCGCCCTACAAAAAGATCTAGCATTAGGGGATATTGTATTAGCCATGGCGGCATCTACAAACTCTGGCATCAATAATAAAATATTTAGGAATTCCTATTACGCGCCAACAGCCAATTTCAATTTATTACTTAAAGCTGCGGATTATGCAAAAAAAATGAAAATACCCATAAAGGCTGGAAATGTACTTTCTTCGGATATTTTCTATAACGACGATGAAGATGAGTACAAACTGTGGGCGAAATTTGGAGTACTTTGTGTGGAAATGGAGGCTGCAGGCCTGTATACCTTAGCCGCAAAGCATCAAGTTAATGCGTTGGCCATACTTACCATATCCGATTCATTGGTGACAGGTGCAAAATCTACTACTATAGAACGGGAATCTACTTTTGGCAATATGATAGAAATAGCCCTTAACATTACCTAA
- a CDS encoding DUF302 domain-containing protein produces the protein MEYYFDKTLSNITFDQAVEKTKEALMKEGFGVLSEIDLKATLKNKIQVDFYNYKILGACNAPFAYKALQAEDKIGTMLPCNVIVQEREAGFIEISAVNPTASMQAVINLDLMEIADEVSEKLKNVIKNIK, from the coding sequence ATGGAATATTATTTTGACAAAACGCTATCCAATATAACTTTCGATCAAGCTGTGGAGAAAACCAAGGAAGCTTTAATGAAGGAAGGTTTTGGCGTACTCTCTGAAATTGATTTAAAAGCTACCTTAAAGAATAAAATTCAGGTAGATTTCTACAACTATAAAATTTTAGGGGCCTGTAATGCACCATTTGCCTATAAGGCGCTTCAGGCCGAGGATAAAATTGGGACTATGCTCCCATGTAATGTCATTGTACAGGAAAGGGAAGCCGGCTTTATTGAAATTTCGGCTGTTAATCCAACCGCATCAATGCAGGCGGTCATTAATTTAGATCTGATGGAGATCGCTGATGAGGTTTCGGAAAAATTGAAGAACGTGATCAAGAATATTAAATAA
- a CDS encoding pyridoxamine 5'-phosphate oxidase family protein: MIKDMKEQQCLLLLQNNYLGHLAYIGHNSPYILPITYYYDPEKHCIISISGEGHKIESVREQPLVSLNVSNILSLNNWQSVLIHGEYEELKGIDAKYQLHHFLQGVKRISEIKEKLNLQFVGDFSSKITSDETTLVFRIKIVDITGKQRTPS; the protein is encoded by the coding sequence ATGATCAAGGATATGAAAGAACAGCAGTGCCTTTTGTTATTGCAGAATAACTATTTGGGACATTTGGCTTATATAGGTCATAATTCTCCTTATATTCTTCCGATCACCTATTATTATGACCCAGAAAAACATTGTATAATAAGTATTTCCGGAGAAGGGCACAAAATAGAAAGCGTCCGGGAGCAACCTTTGGTCTCCTTGAATGTAAGCAATATTTTATCGCTCAATAATTGGCAGTCCGTCCTTATTCATGGAGAATATGAGGAGTTAAAGGGTATCGATGCAAAGTATCAGCTCCATCATTTTCTGCAGGGTGTAAAAAGAATATCTGAAATTAAAGAGAAATTAAACCTGCAATTTGTCGGTGATTTTTCCAGCAAGATCACGTCGGATGAAACCACTTTGGTCTTCCGAATTAAAATTGTGGATATAACTGGTAAGCAGAGGACACCCAGCTAG